A part of Aegilops tauschii subsp. strangulata cultivar AL8/78 chromosome 2, Aet v6.0, whole genome shotgun sequence genomic DNA contains:
- the LOC109785844 gene encoding probable purine permease 11 encodes MGDAGEIHLQIAGTRGEDEARAVAGNGTSPAPPSVSERVQWWAVVLVNIVLVLAGQSVANLLGRIYYDQGGGSLWMATVVQSCGTPLAIPLLLYFGRRPKATATAVTRPPLLKISAIYAGLGVLLAGDNLMYSYALLYLPLSTYSLVCATQLSFNAVFSYFLNKQKFTALILNSVVLLTFSAALVGVSHGSDGTNSSVPEGKFPLGFALTLSASALFSLILSLMQLTFDKVLRSDTFYDVMEMQFWSNTAAAIVSVAGLFISGEWSTLHGEMDGYKKGRVAYGMTLAWTAISWQLTTMGLMGLVASVSSLFTNVISTVGLPLSPIIAVIFLGDRMDGVKVLAMLVAVWGFLSYIYQHYLDDAKVKKILAERSAEHRTVKLATE; translated from the exons ATGGGCGATGCGGGTGAAATTCATCTTCAGATTGCAG GTACACGAGGCGAAGATGAAGCTCGAGCCGTAGCTGGCAATGGCACGTCCCCGGCGCCACCGTCGGTGTCGGAGCGCGTACAATGGTGGGCGGTGGTGCTCGTCAACATCGTGCTCGTGCTTGCCGGGCAGAGCGTGGCGAACCTCCTCGGCAGGATCTACTACGACCAGGGCGGCGGCAGCTTGTGGATGGCCACGGTGGTTCAGTCCTGCGGCACGCCGCTCGCCATCCCGCTGCTCCTCTACTTCGGGCGCCGCCCAAAGGCCACCGCGACCGCGGTGACGCGGCCGCCGCTCCTCAAGATCTCGGCCATCTACGCCGGCCTGGGggtcctcctcgccggcgacaaCCTGATGTACTCCTACGCGCTGCTCTACCTGCCGCTGTCGACCTACTCGCTCGTCTGCGCGACGCAGCTCTCCttcaacgccgtcttctcctacTTCCTCAACAAGCAGAAGTTCACCGCGCTCATCCTCAACTCCGTCGTGCTGCTCACCTTCTCCGCGGCGCTCGTCGGCGTGAGCCACGGCTCGGACGGGACCAACAGCAGCGTCCCGGAGGGGAAGTTCCCTCTGGGGTTCGCGCTGACGCTGTCGGCGTCGGCGCTCTTCTCCCTGATCCTGTCCCTGATGCAGCTGACCTTCGACAAGGTGCTCAGGAGCGACACCTTCTATGACGTGATGGAGATGCAGTTCTGGAGCAACACCGCCGCGGCCATCGTGTCGGTGGCCGGGCTGTTCATCTCCGGCGAGTGGAGCACCCTGCACGGCGAGATGGACGGGTACAAGAAGGGCAGGGTGGCCTACGGGATGACGCTGGCGTGGACGGCCATATCGTGGCAGCTGACCACCATGGGCCTGATGGGGCTCGTCGCGTCGGTGTCGTCGCTCTTCACCAACGTGATCAGCACCGTGGGGTTGCCGCTGTCGCCCATCATCGCCGTCATCTTCCTCGGCGACCGGATGGACGGAGTGAAGGTGCTGGCCATGCTCGTTGCCGTATGGGGCTTCTTGTCCTACATCTACCAGCACTACCTTGATGATGCCAAGGTGAAGAAGATACTGGCTGAGAGATCAGCCGAACACCGGACTGTAAAACTCGCTACAGAGTGA
- the LOC109785953 gene encoding pectinesterase inhibitor 12, translating into MMRASQVLPQLAVLLLFLLVSSSAASTLDDTCKSVSASNKDLAYDYCVKFFQACKGSATADKSGLAVIATKIVRAAAVSTGRRIATIKASQGDDRRIQGPLADCDELYSSAVDQLDAAARGISSGKFQDALTNLSAAADAPQTCEEGFRELGVSSPLADEDSKFSKECSIALAVTNTL; encoded by the coding sequence ATGATGAGGGCTTCGCAAGTTCTCCCGCAGctcgccgtcctcctcctcttcctcctcgtctcGTCCAGCGCCGCTTCCACTCTAGACGACACCTGCAAGTCCGTCAGCGCGAGCAACAAGGACCTCGCCTACGACTACTGCGTCAAGTTCTTCCAGGCGTGCAAGGGCAGCGCCACCGCGGACAAGAGCGGCCTCGCCGTCATCGCCACGAAGATCGTCCGAGCGGCGGCCGTGAGCACCGGCAGGCGCATCGCCACCATCAAGGCATCGCAAGGGGACGACAGGAGGATCCAGggcccgctcgccgactgcgacgAGCTGTACTCAAGCGCCGTGGACCAGCTCGACGCGGCGGCGAGGGGCATCTCGTCAGGGAAGTTCCAGGACGCCCTGACGAACCTCAGCGCCGCTGCGGACGCGCCACAGACCTGCGAGGAAGGGTTTCGCGAGCTGGGCGTGAGTTCGCCGCTGGCCGACGAGGACTCCAAGTTCAGTAAGGAGTGTTCCATCGCTCTCGCTGTAACGAACACGTTGTAA
- the LOC109785924 gene encoding probable purine permease 11, with protein MADASAGNNAGSTSSAEVQIQIPAGPPKAEPGAPSKNSGAKNWRWWMMVSVDVFFVVAGQTSATLLGRYYYHQGGSSKWISTFVQTAGFPILFLALLCFPKSSGGGGASGDAPVAKVAVIYVVLGLVIAADDMMYASGLKYLPVSTYSLICASQLAFNVVFSYVLNSQKLTGLIFNAVILLTLSDALLGVNHDETEDMSGMPRGKYLMGFLLTLGASGTYSLILSLMQLTFENVIKKHTYTAVLNMQIYTALVATVASMVGLFASGEWRMMTEEMDTFRSGQFSYFMTLVWTAVSWQITSVGVVGLVFEVSSLFSNVISTVSLPIVPLFAVLIFHDTMDGIKIIAMLIAAWGFVSYLMQHFIDDKKARKAAAGG; from the exons ATGGCCGACGCCAGCGCCGGCAACAATGCGGGCAGCACGAGCAGTGCCGAGGTCCAGATACAGATCCCCGCAG GGCCACCCAAAGCCGAGCCGGGGGCACCATCCAAGAACTCCGGCGCCAAGAACTGGCGGTGGTGGATGATGGTGTCGGTGGACGTCTTCTTCGTCGTCGCCGGCCAGACGTCCGCGACGCTGCTGGGGAGGTACTACTACCACCAGGGCGGCAGCAGCAAGTGGATATCAACGTTCGTGCAGACTGCCGGCTTCCCCATACTGTTCCTCGCCCTCTTGTGTTTCCCCAagtcgtccggcggcggcggcgccagcGGGGACGCCCCGGTCGCCAAGGTCGCCGTGATCTACGTCGTCCTGGGGCTCGTCATAGCCGCCGACGACATGATGTACGCCAGCGGCCTCAAGTACCTCCCGGTGTCCACCTACTCGCTCATCTGCGCCAGCCAGCTGGCCTTCAACGTCGTCTTCTCCTACGTGCTCAACTCGCAGAAGCTCACCGGCCTCATCTTCAACGCCGTGATCCTGCTGACGCTGTCCGACGCGCTCCTCGGGGTGAACCACGACGAGACGGAGGACATGAGCGGCATGCCTCGGGGCAAGTACCTCATGGGCTTCCTGCTGACGCTGGGGGCGTCGGGCACCTACTCGCTCATCCTCTCCCTCATGCAGCTCACCTTCGAGAACGTGATCAAGAAGCACACCTACACGGCCGTGCTCAACATGCAGATATACACGGCGCTCGTCGCCACCGTCGCCTCCATGGTCGGCCTCTTCGCCAGCGGCGAGTGGAGGATGATGACGGAGGAGATGGACACCTTCCGCTCCGGCCAGTTCTCCTACTTCATGACGCTGGTGTGGACGGCCGTGTCCTGGCAGATCACCTCCGTCGGGGTGGTGGGGCTCGTCTTCGAGGTCTCCTCGCTCTTCTCCAACGTCATAAGCACCGTCTCGCTGCCCATCGTGCCCCTCTTCGCCGTCCTCATCTTCCACGACACCATGGACGGGATCAAGATCATTGCCATGCTCATCGCCGCCTGGGGCTTCGTTTCCTATCTCATGCAACACTTCATCGATGACAAGAAAGCTAGGAAGGCCGCAGCTGGTGGCTAG
- the LOC109785943 gene encoding putative invertase inhibitor, which translates to MVVVPKTMMRHWQAPSCLLVLLLVLVSSDASTLDDTCKSVAASKKDIGYDYCIKFFQGDSASATADRRGLVVIATKMTRAEAANIRKRIDALKASVTDKKVSGRLSDCRMHYTAALKWLEAAAEGVKSGNLQDAKTNLTGVILGTDTCEERFRELGVVSPLAAEDAEFSKGCSIALAITTML; encoded by the coding sequence ATGGTAGTCGTGCCAAAAACCATGATGCGGCATTGGCAAGCTCCCTCCTGTCTCCTCGTCCTCCTCTTGGTCCTCGTCTCCTCCGACGCTTCCACTCTAGACGACACATGCAAGTCCGTCGCCGCAAGCAAGAAGGACATCGGCTACGACTACTGCATCAAGTTCTTCCAGGGCGACAGCGCCAGCGCCACCGCGGACAGGCGCGGCCTCGTCGTCATCGCCACGAAGATGACCCGAGCAGAGGCCGCGAACATCCGCAAGCGCATCGATGCCCTCAAGGCCTCGGTGACGGACAAGAAGGTCAGCGGGCGCCTCTCCGACTGCCGCATGCACTACACGGCGGCGCTGAAATGGCTCGAAGCCGCGGCGGAGGGCGTCAAGTCGGGTAATTTGCAGGACGCGAAGACGAACCTCACGGGCGTGATATTGGGCACCGACACCTGCGAGGAAAGGTTCCGCGAGCTGGGCGTCGTGTCGCCGCTGGCCGCCGAGGACGCCGAGTTCTCCAAGGGCTGCTCCATCGCTCTCGCCATAACGACCATGTTGTAG